The nucleotide sequence GTCCCGCGCACCCTTACGCCGCATGATCATCAGATTCGCTCGGGCCGGGCCGCCGCGCACCTCGGGAGTCGGCGACGGTGGTCCCGTACGGCACTGGCGTGGCGACCAGGATGTGCACCCCGGACTCGCCTCCGCCTCGAACTCGCGTGCGGCGGCCGCGAAGGTGGCTCGTGGTGCGTCGAACCGTCAGGTCGCATTGACCGGCAAGTTGATCGGCGAGTTGATCGGCGAGTTGACCGGCGATACGTCGGGGAGTTTCTGGCGCAGCCGTCGGGCCTCCTCGAAGAGACGGTTCGTGTGGTCCGCCAGCACGCCGCCCAGGAGTAGCTCCGGGGTGTAGAAGGACTGTGCCGCGACGGCCACCTCCCGTGCGGACAGGGCGATCTGGGTGATGTCGGTGCGGCGGATCTCGTCGATCGAGCTGGCCCAGACGACGCGCCGCAGATTGGCCCAGGCCATCGCACTCATGCACATCGAACAGGGCTCACCCGTGGTGTAGAGCGTCGTGTCGGCCCAGCCCTGGTTGCCGTGCCGACGCACGTAGTCGTTCATGGCGACCACTTCGCCGTGCAGCAGCGGACTGTCCGCCCCGGTGTTGACCCCGCTCCCCAGGGCCTGGCCGGTACGGGTGTCGACGATCACCGCACCGAACGGCCACTCGCGGTTCCTCCGGGCCTGCTCGATGGCCAGCCGCATGAACCGCTCATGACCGGTACGGACATCAGTGCTGGTGGCGCTCCGCGGGACTGTCGCAGTGTTCGCACCGGCGTCGGGACCCGGCCGGGCGTGACCCTCCTGGAGGACGTGCCGAGGGAGGGCGAGCGGCGCCGCAGCTCCCGTCACCACGGCACCCCACCTCCCGAGGAACTGCCGCCTGCCTGCATCCATACGCTTCTCCTCGCCTGGCGCCGCCGGTCCCGCAGAGTATCCGAATCATTACGAATCGTCCCTAATGCGAGCTTGGCTCATGCGCGCCGACCGGTGGTACTCGTGGGTGCTCGTGCGACCCAGACGCTCCGGGTCGTGGCGCAGCCGACGAGGCAGCGCCGTCCGCGGCGACGAGGCGGTGTGGCGGTGTGGCGGTGGCGACGATGCAGGGCGGCGCCGGATGTGGAGCGGTGGGAGCGCAGTGCGGCTCTAGCCGTCTGTGGACGCGGTGCTGTCGGGGTGGGCGCCAGGGCCGAGCAGGCCCGTGGGGTGCAGGAGATGCTCGGTTTCGAGGTGCGGGAGCGTGCGGCGGGTCGCGCGGAGGACGAGGGGCGGGATCGCGGCTCGGGTGATCTGGGCCAGGCGCAGCCAGCGGGGGACGTACACGGCGGTCTGCCGGTGTTCCACGGCGAGTGCCAGGCGGGCGGCGACGGTTTCGGTGGGGTGGACGCGCCGGACGGGGGGAGGCATGTGGCCGCGCAGCTCCCGCATGGCCGCGTAGTGGTCGGCGTCGCGGATCAGCTCGGTGTCGGTCCAGCCTAGGTAGGCGATGCCCACAGCCACACCGTGATGGGCCGTCTCGGCGCGCAGGGTGTGGGTGAAGGCTTCGACGCCGGACTTGGAGGCGCAGTACGCGCTCATCATGGGGGCGGCGCCGATCGAGGCGAGCGAGGCGATCTGCAGGTGGTAGCCCGCGGTCCGGATCAGGTCCGGCAGGAACGCTCGGGCGGTCTGGGCACTGCCGATCAGGTTGACGTCGATCACCCGGCGCCAGGTGTCCGGGTCCGACAGGGCGAAGGGGCCGCCTTCGGCGATTCCCGCGTTCGCGACGACGGCCGACGGCGGACCCAGACGCGTGCGGATGGCTTCGGCCGCGTCGTTGAGGGCAGTGCCGTCGGTGACATCGGCTCGGATGGCCAGCGCCGTGCCGGGGAGGGCGGCGGCGGTCGCCACCAGTGCCGCTTCGTCATGGTCGAGGAGGGCCAGTCGTGCGCCTCGCCCGGCGAGCGCGTTCGCCAGCGCCGCTCCGATGCCGCGTGCCGCTCCGGTCACCACGATGGTGCGGTCCTTGAGGGGGCTGTCGTCCACGGCTGGTCCCCTTCTTTCTGTTTCTGCCCGTCCGTTTCTGGTGCCTCTTCTGTGCCTCTTCCGTTCCTCCAGCAGGGGTGGGGTGGGGTGGGGTGGGGTGGGTGCTGTGCGTCGATGGCGCGACACTGCTGCCGTACGGGCGGGCGCGTCAGCGCGGGCGGCCCGTTCTTCGTCCGGTGCGGTC is from Streptomyces sp. NBC_01314 and encodes:
- a CDS encoding nucleoside deaminase, whose amino-acid sequence is MDAGRRQFLGRWGAVVTGAAAPLALPRHVLQEGHARPGPDAGANTATVPRSATSTDVRTGHERFMRLAIEQARRNREWPFGAVIVDTRTGQALGSGVNTGADSPLLHGEVVAMNDYVRRHGNQGWADTTLYTTGEPCSMCMSAMAWANLRRVVWASSIDEIRRTDITQIALSAREVAVAAQSFYTPELLLGGVLADHTNRLFEEARRLRQKLPDVSPVNSPINSPINLPVNAT
- a CDS encoding SDR family oxidoreductase; amino-acid sequence: MDDSPLKDRTIVVTGAARGIGAALANALAGRGARLALLDHDEAALVATAAALPGTALAIRADVTDGTALNDAAEAIRTRLGPPSAVVANAGIAEGGPFALSDPDTWRRVIDVNLIGSAQTARAFLPDLIRTAGYHLQIASLASIGAAPMMSAYCASKSGVEAFTHTLRAETAHHGVAVGIAYLGWTDTELIRDADHYAAMRELRGHMPPPVRRVHPTETVAARLALAVEHRQTAVYVPRWLRLAQITRAAIPPLVLRATRRTLPHLETEHLLHPTGLLGPGAHPDSTASTDG